The DNA sequence TGCAGAACAGCGCAATGACTGAGTCTTTGGAATCCATGTTTGTCACTTGACCAGTCCAGAACAGTATGGAGCAATAAAGGGACACTGCACTAGTGAATATAAGCAGTAGGGGAACATAGAGCAGGAACAGGAGGAAGAACTTGTAGTTGGAAAATCCCACGCAGTTGTTTAGAAATACGCAATGATGATCCACTTTCAGTATACAGATGTCACACGCTGTACAATGATGGCACCTGTCTGGCTTTATGAATTGGCATTTTCTACAGTACTTAATTGGTGTTTTTGAATCTATATTGTAATATAAAGGCAAGTTTTTGGCCGCACGGCTGAGGATTTGCTCCTGCACTTCTGGCCTCTCCTCACTCAGATACAGCTGCTTGTCAGACTCCGATAGGCGGAATGTTTCAGGAGGGACGGCTGGAGGCGTTATAACAACCCGAAGATAACTCCACACACACAGGAGGAACAAAATGTGGAACATCACCAGGAAAGTTGCCTTTAACTCTTGTGATGGTACAGTAAATATGCACAGCTCCACCACAAATATGTAATAGCAGGTAACAAGGAGCCCGATGATTAGTGTAACCAATACCCTGCTCTTTCTCCTCTTACATGcattattttcttctttgtcCATTTTTTCTTCgtctatatatataatcttataaTTTTCCTCTTGTTTTTCCATGATAATATTCGTCAGGTAACAAATTCAGttataaataaattcaaaataaataagttataaataaatcataaataatattaaataaataagttataaataaatgataatcaataaataaataagttataagTAAATTCAGTTATGAAAAAGAATGGAAAGATCCAAATAGCGACAGAGTTGAAGATAGCTTCTTACTCCACCGCTACCAATCCATGTAATGACCTTCAGCTATTTTTCCCCACGGGTGTTTTTCTCctgtgtatgacatcacaatgagagTAACCGTAGCAACCAGTGTTTGGCTCTTCTGTGTATGACATCACAAAGAGTATAACCATGGCAACCAGAACTTCTCTCTTGTGTTTAGCATCACAATGagtgtaaccatagcaaccattgtCCCTTGtgtccttatatggtcacagaacccctcagcgacttctaatatccttatcatttacagtagggggtaaattgtcccttataatacatgagtgatactcggagttccctgaataactcagcctacagccttgtgcctttatatggtcacagaacaacccctcagtgacttctaatatccttatcaagtacaagctactgttttattattacagagaaaaaggaaatcatttttaaaaatttagattagttggataaaatggagtctatgggagacgggtttctggataactggtcccatacctgaatttaaTTCTGTATAGCCTATGATTATGTGCAAACAAAAAAGTGTCAGATGGTTTTACAttgaaataaagcatttattgTGCGAGCCTTTTACACATCAAAGTTGGAGCACAACACATTAACTCTTCAGGctatgtgttttatatatttgcaGCATTATTCTAAGCTTTCTCCTGGCTGAAATTGTCAGGGAGAGCTCTAAACTCTGTTCTGAGTCAGATCATGGAAGGAACCATTTTTCAGAACTACTTAACAGTACAGCACTCTCCTGGTGCATAATGAATTCAGATGACACCGGCAATACAGtggttctaatatccttatcatttacagtagggggtacattatcccttaaaatacatgagtgatactcggagttccctgtataactcattctgcagccttgtgcctttatatggtcacagaacaacccctcagtgacttctaatatccttatcaagtacaagctactgttttattattacagagaaaaaggaaatcatttttaaaaatttagattagttggataaaatggagtctatgggagacgggtttctggataactggtcccatacctgaatttgaTTCTGTATAGCCTATGATTATGTGCAAACAAAAAGTGTCAGATGGTTTTACATTGAAATAAAGGATTTATTGTGCGAGCCTTTTACACATCAAAGTTGGAGCACAACACATTATCTCTTCAGActatgtgttttatatatttgcaGCATTATTCTAAGCTTTCTCCTGGCTGAAATTGTCAGGGAGAGCTGTAAACTCTGTTCACTTCATACTGCATTGAAGGTGCCAGGCAGGAGCCAGATCATGGAAGGAACCATTTTTCAGAACTACTTAACAGTACAGCACTCTCCTGGTGCATAATGAATTCAGATGACACCGGCAATACAgtgattctaatatccttatcatttacagtagggggtatattatcccttataatacatgagtgatactcagagttccttgtataac is a window from the Xenopus laevis strain J_2021 chromosome 6L, Xenopus_laevis_v10.1, whole genome shotgun sequence genome containing:
- the LOC121394615 gene encoding palmitoyltransferase ZDHHC20-like; the protein is MEKQEENYKIIYIDEEKMDKEENNACKRRKSRVLVTLIIGLLVTCYYIFVVELCIFTVPSQELKATFLVMFHILFLLCVWSYLRVVITPPAVPPETFRLSESDKQLYLSEERPEVQEQILSRAAKNLPLYYNIDSKTPIKYCRKCQFIKPDRCHHCTACDICILKVDHHCVFLNNCVGFSNYKFFLLFLLYVPLLLIFTSAVSLYCSILFWTGQVTNMDSKDSVIALFCMSTMFCIIFCYRYIYEHYSLVLMNDTLLEFNEGIHCKYNPYDLGYRKNWRQVFGNKKRYWFIPIFSSLGDGSSFPLGDAKDDIEKNGAIDCQTSK